DNA from Ziziphus jujuba cultivar Dongzao chromosome 2, ASM3175591v1:
TTAGgtcatatgtacatatatatatatatatatatatacacacattacAGGTCTAAAAAAAGTTTGATCATTTCCTGTCAACTAGTCCAACAACTAATAAAGGGCATATCAAACTGGTTTTTTGGAACCAAAGAATCAATATGAGTAGCCCACCAAAGagagggacaaaaaaaaaaaaaaaaaaaaaaaaacagaaagaaagaaacagcaACAACCGAAATTCAAACTTTGAAGCAAAGCTtggatatttttgttaaaaatcaaagaaaatggaaGCTGAAAATAGAAAAACTCACCGgctgaaaaggaaaaatgataGTCGGAATGAAGATGGTAAATAACAGAGACAGACACAGAGCGAGGCCGAGAAGAAGCGTCCGCCGCGTCCGTGGTCTTTGGTTGCTCGCTCGCTCGGTCACTCACCCCTTCAATAAATTTATTCACTGAGGCAGGGTGCGTCGCACCAAACAACACTAATATCTAATTACAATTAAATCCCCgcaattacaataaaaaaaaaatatatatatatatatatataattaattgagattaaatttttattattttatattatgtaatttaataaaattggagaaTGAAACtcattttatgttttcattGAATTATAAAACTCATATAATAAAATGGGAGATATGAAACCCAtgagcattttaatttttttatatgattataaACCATTTAAAACGTTATGTTGTgctattaattttgtcaaaattgaaatttcacttcaaattttaattatactactttcaataataataactgcAGTGAAATATTCTTGATTTGTTATGGTATATATTTTAAGTATCATTCAAATCcaagggaaatatatatatatatatatatatattttttttctaattgtaACATAAGGTGGtgtggttatattattattattattatctttatttttacaatAGAGGTTTAAAGTAACttttcttcaacataaaatgctAAATAGGACGAATTTCAGAAAACAGTATATTAGATAAATTTATCTAAGCTGAATGCATATGAGGCTATTGTTAGTTGTAAGTACAAAATTAGTGTATATCCCAGTTTTTCAAGAAGTTTCGGCGGTTTCGTGTTACCGTCATAACAAGTGGTAACCAACTCAGGGGAAACCCAAGTaaaccagaaaaagaaaaagcatagcattgtaaaaaaataacaataataataatttaatttttatttttccattagagaacaaataaataatataaaagtgtAAGTATCCCTGTGTTAAATCTATTGAAACAAAAATGTATTATCATTCACCGATGTTACAAAGCTGAAGATAAGGGTTATCGAACATGACATATTTAGACCAGTAAGACTTGTACTTGGAAATAGCCAAATCCAACCATGGCTTGTAGTTTCCGTTGTAATGTATAACAGCTCCATTCTGTATCTCTGTTTGGTTGAGTGCTGGGTCATATCCAAGTCCTAAAACATGCCAGCTCCGATCCAGCGGATATGTCAGATTGTAAAATGTTATCAGCCCTGGCGGCAACGTCCCAAGCTTCCAAAGAGTTCTATCCTCATTCTGCATATATAATTCTTCTCTTTAGTTGCGAGTACTATAAACTACAATCTAAAAAAAGTTGCTTTTGGTAGTGAACGAACACAATTCGACCATTTCATATTATATGGCTAGAATCCATGCCCTTTTTCTGGACATAAATGAAAACTGGGATTTTGGTCAAAAAGCGGCCTCAATACACAGAATGCATGCAACTTTATAATCAACAGCTTTTCATAGGGAACAAAAAAGTAAGCATGCTACTAAAAACTAGAGAAAGAAATGGAGCAGTGGACAAATGGAGGGAAAAGTGAGATGAAATATTACCGCATCTTGCCAATAATGATATATTCCAGTGATGTCTCGCTTCCTCCACTCCTTCAAGTCAAAGATATTCATGCCAAATGCCCAACCACAAGCATTTGGATCGAAATTATCAGAGATCTTCGGATTAGTGAAATTGAGATACTTATCAAACCTATGGAAACTTTCCTTGCAGGTCTCTACAGCACCATTCACCATCCCTTGCAGATCAATGGACCAAAGAGGTGTCAAATCCTTCTGAACCACTATATCATCATCTAAAAATAGGATCTTGTCCAACTTTGGATAAACTTCGGGGAGATAGAACCTGAGATGATTCAGCATGGACAGATATTTTGGATTCCTATATTTGAGATTGTCAGAACCCACAGAGAGAGAAGAAGGATGGTTTGCCTTGaaataatattctttaattCTGGCAGATTCAAGTTGACGGAGAACAGAACAGTAGGAGGAATTCAGCCATTtgaaatcatcaatattttcaaCCTGGATTGTTGCCCCAGCAGGAGGGTTGACAAGAAACCACATTTTCATTGCAGCAAAATTCAGTTTATCTGTGACTATATGGAAAACATGCTTCTCAGGTTCTTTAGCATGCAGCACAGTAGAATTAACAACCACTGATGTTGCTAGAACATTATCAGAAAAGATGGCATAGTGGTAACAGGAAGTATCCTCAAGCTTTTGTTTGTTAGCCTGCTCTTTCTTTTGATAGCCCTGTAGGAAATAGTCTGCTGCTAGCTGTAGAGGGAGGCAATGCAATGGTTTAGGTACTGTTTTTGCAGCAAGTTGAATCAAGAAGGCACTCTTCTTTTTTAGCGCATTTACATTTTCTTCGGTTGATTGAAGCATGGCTCTAAACTTCCTCCCAACCACAGGACAGTTATATAATTTATCCTTTGCTATAGAAAGGATATGACCCATTGCTTTTGCTTGATCAAGTGCACTAAAACAGGACGTAAAGGAAAATTCTGCATGagaataaaataaggaaatcaAGCTCAGTAATCAGGAGAGTTGACAATGACTGGAAGTACCTTGAATGAAGCTCAGCATCAGAACTTGCTTCTCCAATAACAAGTTGACTTCTTCTGGAGTGTGTCATTAGAGAGTTATAAAGACTACTTTCATTCTTAGACTTGGCAATATTTGCATAAACTTTAGCCATTATGATTTGGTCCCGCATAAGCTTCAAGGTAGAATCAGAATTAGGGTTTTCGTAATCTCTCCTCCATATGCTATATTTTCCCTTGATGGTGGTATCAAGACTATTAGAACGTTCAATTGCAGCTGCGGCCATCTGGTTATCAGCTTCTTTATCTAGACTTAATAACTCAGCAGTTCGaagatttttcctttcttgccGCATAATCTGAAGGATGAGAAACCATAACAAATCCTACCCATTGCACAAGATGCATAAAATCAGAGAAAGTAGATGCATTTGATAGTTCACCTTCCGCTTGAGCTTCACAGGGCTCATTGATGGTAGATGAGGATATTGGATTCCACTGCCTCCAGATTGATTCTCGTCtttctctttaaatatcattggAGAGCGAAATGAGTGCTCCACTGTCTGAATATACAAGAACAATTAAAATGGGatccaataaacaaaaaacactAGAACTTAGgtgtaattttctttctctttatctAGACACACTTCACAATTGATTAAAGACTTCCATCTCAACATTGAATTCTTTTCTGTGCACAATAATGGTCAAATACCTCCCAACTCTTTGGCTGGTCATGGTTTCTATCAATAGGATTTTCCAAGACCCAGGAAGCAGAAAGGTCCCTCATTTTCACCCTACTAATTCGAACAGCACCAGAAGTATCACTGTATGATGCGATTATATCAATATCCTGTATGAAAAAAGAGACCTTAGCCACATTGACATCTATACTGAACCTACACACCCTAGCAAGTACCAATTACCTTTCCATCTGAAAGACCTAGATGTCCTGTAACAGAAGCAGCATCTTCTTCCTGCGTATACAGCATTTGACCATGAGATAAAGCTCAAGTAGCAAGTGATGGCCTTGACAGCTAAATACAAGAGTAAATAGATTAATGAAGGGCTATCAACCTATTATATTGCAAGAATTCCTTTTAGTTACTCTACTAAATAGCCATGTTTCAGCTGCCCTACATCTATCACATCCCAGAAAGCaatctctaatatttttactccTTAAGTATCACAGGCATGTGCATACTTGTTTCTTTTTCTATCTATCTTTTCTACTCTTCTAGAGGCTAAAATACTTGATATAATGTTTCcctttatctattttaaacATTGCAGGTGCCATATGTACAACTATTTTGTCTATTATATTTACTAGCCTAACTCACCAAAAACAATGACAAAGAACTTATCTAAGAATCCAATTTTATGTATTAAAACCCATagtaaaacaatgaaaaagttGGAAGTTTTGGATGTACACAACACCATTAACATTCAGAAGCTAAATACCTTGACAGAAGGTGAACCATAAGGGAAGTTCGGAGATTTTCCATCACTGTGTGCTCGACATGTTACATACATTGCACAATAGATAGCAGTGTCAGTATCACGCATGACAAAGGAGGGGAGTTCAAAGTATATGATTTTGATGATAGAACatgaatgttaaaatttttatgaatgcACACTGAGATTTCCAAACTAACAGGAAAGAACTAGAACTTTAATCAAGTAAACCAATTGCAGACATGACTTACTGAAGGTGGAATAGAAATCTAGATGTGCTTAAAACTAACCAAGAGATCCTTTTTTTCATTGTGTTCGTAAGTAAAAAAGAggtaaaagtaaaacaaaaacgaaaagtGTCACTCAGCAATCATACCCAAACATGGCATCAGAACTCAAAGGTGGATTCGTCTTCTCCGCAGTCAGTAAAGTTGCTAAGAAAACAACCTGTTAAAGCAAAATTACCAACGTTAAACAAACATCTAATCCACCAAAAAACCTCAATGAAGATAATTTGATAACTGAATATATGATACAATACTATCAAAACATTCGGATTTAAGTAGATATTCAACCACTATTTACAATTATACAACTCCAACtttctgaaaatttatatgcaAAAATGCGTCATTTTAAGTTGTGAAATTTCTTATGCAGGCTAAAAGATCCATTCTTCCATCCTAACAAGCAAAATTAACAACATCAAACAAGTTCATCCACCGAAAAATTCAGCtatagaatataataaaaaaattaaaaaaaaaaaaattgagaaatctctaaattatttccttttaaatCAACAAGTAGATAACATCCAGCACACCCATTCATAATGAATACCAAAAGATGCAAAAATCCTTTTAagaggcaaaaaagaaaaaggctaaCTAGAAAGAAGAAAAACGAAATCTTGCCTCTAGTAGAGAAACAGTAGCAAGGAAACCTTGCAAGGACGCCATTTCCACCTTCCGAGCAAACCTGAACCGTCTGACGCCTACTCTTGATTTTTCGGAACCATATAAGAGTTCTTAAagaaagagatatatatatatatatatatatttttttaaaaaaggttgAATTTCAAACCTCAATTTTCAACATCAATTGAAAAAACATGTTCTTGAAAAATTTCCGATCTGAGAATAATGGCTAGAATTATAGAATTTTTGTTCAGAGAAGACAAACAAATCGTATCATCGTAGGCACTTGATGGTAATTATCGGTAGACGGTTACGATCGATGCCGGCACTCTGATTAACAGCCGATCGGACTGAGAGAGTAGACGCGCTTCACGTTGTTTAGACGACAATGGATTGGACTAGGAAGCCACGTATTCTAATTTCtactcaaaatattatttaaaagtaaACAAACGTAGGGCAACCTTCTGTTTCCCAGTTTTACATTAatgttctttatttatttatttattttttttgtttcatttttgttaaaaagttctataaaaaataataaacaataaaatggGAAGGTTGCGCctgtaattttttctttcatagCAATTACTCTTTTGTTAAattaagacccaaaaaaaaaaaaaaaaaaatacaatagcacTTGCTTTTATATCATTACCTTTTTATTTATCACGTTTTGTATATTGTTTTTATACATGTTTTGAACTAATTAATCTTTCTTCTCAAACGCCACCAtgtaatttattcaaaaaaaaaaaaaaaaaaaaaggccaccatacaacaaaattaatccttctttttttatttaaagaaaataattattttcataagttaatgaaaaaaaattattgttaatgtcTTCCCgtacttttgaaaaaaaaaaaaattaccgctgtttatatatatatatatatatatatatataatattcaaaacaaaagaaTTATAATGTTGTTAATCCCAAAGAAATTTATCAGCCACGCGCAGAACGCAGGATAGGCAAAACCGTAAAAGGCTGATATGCCATGATGTCATCTCACTTTCTTTTCCACCATAGGCGATAGTAAACCATGAATTAAGTTGACAATATATAGACTTTAAGCCATTAATGTGGTACACAGATATATCAGTTTTTAACATGACCATGGTTCTTTGATTGAATTACAACGTATACGTTACTTTTGTCCTTCTGGGCCATAGAAGCACCAGGAGCAGGATCATTCATTGGTTTCCTGTTCAGCCATTTCCTTCTGCCGTTCTTGTTCCTCTGTAGAAAAACATAATTGATAAACTGATCCTAAGATGGCAAATGACCAAAGCTAGTCCATCAGATATGAAAATgccagttaaaaaaaaaaaaaaaaaaatcacataattCCCAATGTCATATAAACTATTTTCTGTTTGTTGTGGTTCTGTTCTCTCACAAGACAGCTTGCAAAATTTCTGATTCGGCGTTTGGAACAACATCAGAGATTTAAATAAGAATATAGTTCATACACCTACAAATTGCTTAAAGTTTTAGGTTAGATAAAGTGATATAATAAGCAAACAAAACAATGTGACAAACTGGAATCATAGCAGACACATATCCAGTTGTTGTGCCTATTGCCAACGCATGGCCTATCAAGAAAGAGACCTGAGATGTACAAAAGCCTCTGGGTCCCAAATGGGCAATTTGATATGGGAAAGATTGAGAATATCTATGAGATTCACCAATCTATAATAACAGAAAGCCACTGGAGTGTATGGGAAAGATTGAGAATATCTATGAGATTCACCAATCTATAATAACAAACTAAGGATAGTTGATACAGATAAGCAAACAAAGTAACATGCATAATGCCTCATAATTTCAGAAGAAGATCAATAAGTAGATTCAAACCACTTACCCATAAGTTTATATATTGCCTTCTGGGTTCGTCTTTCAAGCTTATCAAACTTCTTCTGCACATCCCTCCTGAGGTCCCAATTTGGTTTTTTAGGAGCAATGTTCACAAATGGATCctgaaaagttaaaattaaccCAGAATTAGAGCACATAGACATAGGAAGCAATACAACACAATGTACTATTAATAGCACACAATTGATTACAAGATGTCATTTCGAAAGCAACTAAGTACCTCTTTCTTCTCTGGTGGAGGAGGCACTGCTGCAACTGGGCCTTCAAACTTTGGTAGCACTGGAGGAGGAAGCTTCCCCTCCTGAAGCTGCTTATCATGAGGAACATAATTTCGAAATTTCATGTCAAGATTCCTGCAAGAGATTAGTGTATAAGAACCCATCTAGCAACCAAAGAATGgttaaacaaaaacaacaacaaataacaacaaaaaggaataaagaaaaaagaacaccTCCTTTCAATTCAAaactaattaccaaaaatacGCCAATAACTTATCCTATATGGTAGTCTCAACATAAACTGCCCAAATGCAATGGACTTTAAGCAAGCTGCAGTTAGTAAAAACCAAGACAAAGGTTTTCACGGGCCACAACACAATTCAGATCTCCATAAATTCAAACTCAAGGCAAATTGTTGGTATCATCATGCAGTGACTGAAAAACATATAAACAAATGCAAACAACACCAAACAGGTAACACAAGAAATTGATCCTCAATGGTGGTTTAACCCCTAACTACTGCATAAAAGCATTTATAGCATAGCAACCATCCTAACTGATTGCAGGACTTAtacattaaaatatttcatttttattttatagaaaacaatattataacatttcatttatattaattCTTCTTTTGTACCCTACAACTGCAACTActtcataaaaaataagacCTTAATAAATTTGACTTGATCCACTTATATCAATTCACCAAACAAACCAACATATTGCATTTTCATTATTCAATCTTTGAGGGTCAAGGGAAGatgattttaaatgaaaaatttaacTTAAAAACCAACATTTTGTCATGGGAATATCATTCTCCTTAAAAATTTCGCAACTAAAATATGCACACCacaaactaaaaaaagaaaattaaaactaatatgaACTGATGAATTCATTATAAAGCATTTCAAAGTTTAAGCATTAAAAAATCCCAAGTGATGACTCAAACAATGCATGCACACCAAATGTGGTCGAATAGACTGACAGACAGAAAGGAAATCCActatttctttacttatttttttttctccctctatTTGGGTTGGAGGGTTGCTTTATTATCTTAATGTGATACTTGTATGAATAAACCACTGCATGAACCCATACATCAAGTGCATTAGTACACATGCATATCTTTAAAAGCATAATATCATGAACCAACtttgaaacaaaatattatatataatgtatatataatgaactaaaaaaaaaaaaaaaattaaaaacaactaTGCAAATAAGGGGTGGTGAAGTtatcaaacaattagaaaaaaaaaatggtaggaTATACTCACGTTTCTCCAACATTTTCATTTTGATCATTCTTCTTATCCTCAACTTGGATAGAGTCTCCATCTGGAGTGTTAAACAGTTCTAGCGCAGCTCTAAGAGATGCTATCCTCTCTTGACGCGCAGCAGCAGCTCCTTCAATAGAATCATCTTCAGCAGCCATCACTTCACCCatgtaacaaataaatatagggACTATTATATAAACTGGTGGACATGCTACATTATGTGCCAAGATATTGGTCTATACATAAACTTACTAAAGTCCCTACAATAGTATAAGTGTCTACTCCGAAAATCAAATAAGATTTGGAGTAGAACACAGCCATAAAATTAGCTCAGGATTTTAGGTGTTCAATGATAATTCATCTGCTGCAAATAGCttaaatggaaaaatgaaaacaacACATCCTGTGAAGAAAGCATTACTAAATCAAAACTGCAAAAAGGAGACTTCCACATTACATGCATACAAAATGCCTTTTTCTTATTGTTATACCTGGTTTTAGAATTTAGTTTTTCTCCTGTCATCTAATCTAAAACCTTTTTGTGCGAAGAATTCTGACAGTTTCAGAAAACTGATTTTAGATACAATTTATAGCAAAATGTAAAAAACGTTTTttcagaattttattttattttattttgaaaggtTTTCTTTCTTTCGAGAAAAAACAGTCAAAGATATTATTTACTCAATTTAAGCTTGGTCTACAATCAATTTACATAAAAGTGGAGCGCctgcactttttattttttctgcctTAAAACATAGAAACAGGACCAACTCTGAAAGCTTTATGAACAAGTTTcaagataaaaatttagaaaacctACCATAGGATATAATTAGCAGAAACTTTTTCTGTAAGGGCACTACAAGAAATAAGGTGGAAAAGGATGTTTAAAAACACAATAGAGAACAGCATATATCAACCCCTATTTGAGTTACTCGATAACAATAATTCAAAGCCATCAACAACCCCAAAACCATCACCGCAGCTAAACCAAGCCCAAAATTCAAAACCCTAAACCCAGCATAATTGCTAACATTTTCTCCATTTAAAATCCAAATTCCTCAAAGCAAGAGAATGCTACCACCACCAACCATCCGGACATCCAAAGCAGCAATTGTTCAATTTTAGAATTAGTGATAAACCACAAAATTAACACACAAAAAAGGAAtcccaaaaataagaaaaagaaacaaaatttgccGCTTGGTTGCCTAAAAAAGGTAAACAAACAAATCGAattcaattcaaacaaaaaagaaaagtatatttatctatattcgATATGAATGTTTCCAAGATTTTAAACACCAAAAGCAGAAAAACAGAATAACGatgaaaattttggtttgttcTCCCCATAATAATCATATGTTTTCTGGGCAACCAAACATTGATAAACACGTCgcgcaaaataaaaagaaacagaacCCCATTATTGATAAATCGTAGCATAAAATAACCCAACAGTAAGttcagagaaaaataaataaataaacaaattgtaACTAGAAATTTTACCGAAAGAGAGTGTTTGATGGAGTAGAGAAGGTTGGGTTAATGCAAGCAAGGGCCTCGCTCAGCTTCAgccttctacttcttcttcttcgtctctCAGCTCTTCCTCACAATCAGAAGAGCCCAGGGCTTTGTTCTGCATTATGTAAAAACCTATGAAATTACATAAACACCCTCATCTCCTTTGCTAAGGTTTtatacttttcttttattattaaccgcaaatttttatttttttttctcaaagctaaaaatgtaaaattatgtcactaataataaatattacgGACATAaaaaggggaaaagaaaaatatttttagtttttttattaatgaatatttttgaaatataaaaaacatgaaatttttattatatctaataatttttatggtgTAA
Protein-coding regions in this window:
- the LOC107418696 gene encoding probable galacturonosyltransferase 3; amino-acid sequence: MASLQGFLATVSLLEVVFLATLLTAEKTNPPLSSDAMFGDGKSPNFPYGSPSVKEEDAASVTGHLGLSDGKDIDIIASYSDTSGAVRISRVKMRDLSASWVLENPIDRNHDQPKSWETVEHSFRSPMIFKEKDENQSGGSGIQYPHLPSMSPVKLKRKIMRQERKNLRTAELLSLDKEADNQMAAAAIERSNSLDTTIKGKYSIWRRDYENPNSDSTLKLMRDQIIMAKVYANIAKSKNESSLYNSLMTHSRRSQLVIGEASSDAELHSSALDQAKAMGHILSIAKDKLYNCPVVGRKFRAMLQSTEENVNALKKKSAFLIQLAAKTVPKPLHCLPLQLAADYFLQGYQKKEQANKQKLEDTSCYHYAIFSDNVLATSVVVNSTVLHAKEPEKHVFHIVTDKLNFAAMKMWFLVNPPAGATIQVENIDDFKWLNSSYCSVLRQLESARIKEYYFKANHPSSLSVGSDNLKYRNPKYLSMLNHLRFYLPEVYPKLDKILFLDDDIVVQKDLTPLWSIDLQGMVNGAVETCKESFHRFDKYLNFTNPKISDNFDPNACGWAFGMNIFDLKEWRKRDITGIYHYWQDANEDRTLWKLGTLPPGLITFYNLTYPLDRSWHVLGLGYDPALNQTEIQNGAVIHYNGNYKPWLDLAISKYKSYWSKYVMFDNPYLQLCNIGE
- the LOC107418704 gene encoding uncharacterized protein LOC107418704 gives rise to the protein MAAEDDSIEGAAAARQERIASLRAALELFNTPDGDSIQVEDKKNDQNENVGETNLDMKFRNYVPHDKQLQEGKLPPPVLPKFEGPVAAVPPPPEKKEDPFVNIAPKKPNWDLRRDVQKKFDKLERRTQKAIYKLMEEQERQKEMAEQETNE